The nucleotide window AGATGCCGCGGTGGCGCACCTTGCGGCCTTCGGCGTCGTGCCCTTCTTCAATGTGCTCATCGATAGGTAGCAGGCTTTCGGCGTCGGAGGGCTTGTTCGGCTCTTCGGGACGTTCGCTCATAAAGGGTACCTTGCAACAGGATGGAAAATGTTCGACACGGGCCCGCGAAACAGGTTCTGACAGCAGGCCACTGGTCTGCTTTATACCAGAAGCGGGCTGCCAGAACGAAAAAACGCGGCCGAAGCCGCGTTTTTCATCTTTCGATAAGACTTAGTTCTTGGTCTTGTCGACGATTTTGTTAGCCGAGATCCACGGCATCATCGAGCGCAGTTGCTCGCCGATGATTTCGATACCGTGAGCGGCGTTGTTGCGGCGCTTGGCGGTCATCGATGGGTAGTTGGTAGCACCTTCGGAGATGAACATCTTCGCGTACTCGCCGTCCTGGATGCGCTTCAGGGCGTTGCGCATGGCCTTGCGGGATTCTTCGTTGATGACTTCCGGGCCGGTGACGTACTCACCGTATTCGGCGTTGTTGGAGATCGAGTAGTTCATGTTGGCGATGCCGCCTTCGTACATGAGGTCAACGATCAGCTTCAGTTCGTGCAGGCACTCGAAGTAGGCCATTTCCGGCGCGTAGCCAGCTTCGACCAAGGTTTCGAAACCGGCCTTGACCAGTTCAACGGTACCGCCGCACAGAACAGCCTGCTCACCGAACAGGTCGGTTTCGGTTTCGTCCTTGAAGGTGGTTTCGATGATGCCGGTACGGCCGCCACCAACGCCCGAAGCGTAGGACAGGGCAACGTTCTTGGCATTGCCCGAAGCATCCTGGTAGATAGCGATCAGGTCAGGGATGCCGCCGCCTTTGACGAACTCGGAGCGAACGGTGTGGCCCGGGGCCTTCGGCGCGATCATGATCACGTCGAGGTCGGCACGCGGTACAACCTGGTTGTAGTGGATCGAGAAGCCGTGGGAGAAGGCCAGGGTAGCGCCCTTCTTGATGTTCGGCTCGATCTCGTTCTTGTACAGAGCGCCCTGGAACTCGTCCGGGGTCAGGATCATGACCAGGTCAGCCGCAGCGACAGCGGTAGCAACGTCGGCAACTTTCAGGCCGTGGGCTTCAGCCTTGGCAACGGTAGCCGAACCTTTACGCAGACCGACGGTAACGTCTACACCGGAGTCCTTCAGGTTGCACGCTTGAGCGTGGCCCTGGGAGCCGTAACCGATGATGGCGACTTTCTTGCCCTGGATGATGGAAAGGTCGCAGTCTTTATCGTAGAAAACTTTCATGAAATACCCCTGGTTATATCTCGGCCCCTGCGGAGCCATCGCTAATTTTTGAATTTAGATGCTGAGCACTTTGTCGCCACGGGCAATGCCGGTAACGCCGCTGCGCACGGTTTCGAGAATCGATGCAGTGCCGATCGCCTGGATGAAGCTGTCCAGTTTGTCGCTGGTGCCGCTCAGCTGCACGGTGTACACGCTGGCGGTCACGTCGACGATCTGGCCACGGAAGATATCCGTGGTGCGCTTGATCTCGGCGCGCTGGGCACCGGTGGCCTTGACCTTGACCAGCATCAGTTCACGCTCGATGTGAGCACTTTCCGACAGGTCGACAAGCTTGACCACTTCGACCAGCTTGTTCAGGTTCTTGGTGATCTGTTCGATCACTTCGTCATGGCCAACGGTGGTCAGCGTCAGACGCGACAGGGTCGGGTCTTCGGTCGGCGCCACGGTCAGGCTTTCAATGTTGTAGTTGCGCTGGGAGAACAGGCCGACCACACGGGACAACGCACCTGGTTCGTTTTCCAGCAGCAGGGAAATGATGTGCCGCATATCAGGTACGCTCCGTCTTGCTCAGCCACATGTCACGCATCGAGCCATCCTTGATCTGCATCGGATAGACGTGCTCGCTGCGGTCAACCGCGATGTCGATGAACACCAGACGGTCCTTCATCGCAAACGCTTCTTCCAGCTTCGGCTTGAGGTCCTTCAGGCTGGTGATGCGGATACCCACATGGCCATAGGCCTCGGCCAACTTGATGAAATCAGGCAGCGACTCGACGTACGAGTGCGAGTGACGACCGTTGTAGGCCATGTCCTGCCACTGGCGAACCATGCCCAGCACACCGTTGTTCAAGTTGACGATTTTCACCGGCAGGCCGTACTGCATGCAGGTGGACAGCTCCTGGATGTTCATCTGGATGCTGCCTTCGCCAGTCACGCAGGCAACGTCCTGATCCGGGAAGTTGAGCTTGACGCCCATCGCCGCCGGGAAGCCGAAGCCCATGGTGCCCAGGCCACCGGAGTTGATCCAGCGGTTCGGCTTGTTGAAGCGGTAGTACTGCGCCGCGAACATCTGGTGCTGGCCCACGTCGGAGGTGACGAAGGCATCGCCATGGGTCACTTCGCACAGGGTTTCGATGACTTTCTGCGGCTTGATGACAGTGCCGTCGCCCTTGTCGTAAGGGAACATCTCGCCATCGCCACGCCATTCGTCGATCTGCTTCCACCAGGCATCCAGCGACGCCTTGTCAGGCTGCTCGCCGATTTCCTTGAGGATACCGAGCATTTCGCTGAGCACGCTGTCGACCGGGCCGACAATCGGCACATCGGCCTTGATCATCTTGGAAATCGACGCCGGGTCGATGTCGATGTGGATGATCTTGGCGTTCGGGCAGAACTTGGCCGGGCCGTTGACCACACGGTCGTCGAAGCGTGCGCCCACAGCGAGGATCACGTCGGCGTTGTGCATGGCCATGTTGGCGGTGTAGCTGCCGTGCATGCCGAGCATGCCAAGGAACTGGCGGTCCGTACCCGGGAAGCCACCCAGGCCCATCAGGGTATTGGTAACCGGCAAGTTCAGCGACTTGGCGATTTCGGTCAGGGCTTCGGAGCCACCGCCGAGAATCACGCCACCACCGGAGTAGACGATCGGGCGCTTGGCAGCCAGGAGCATCTCGGCGGCCTTGCGGATCTGGCCGGAATGGCCACGGACCGCCGGGCTGTAGGAGCGCAGCTTGACCTTTTTCGGGTAGACGTATTCGAACTTTTCGGCCGGGTTGGTCATATCTTTTGGAATGTCGACCACGACCGGACCTGGGCGACCGGATTGCGCCAGGTAGAACGCTTTTTTCAGGACTTCCGGGATCTCGGTCGGGTTCTTGATCATGAAGCTGTGCTTCACGATCGGCCGCGAGATACCAATCATGTCTGTTTCCTGGAAGGCATCGGTACCCACCATGGTGCTAGGCACCTGGCCGGACAGGATGACCATCGGAATCGAATCCATATAGGCGGTGGCAATGCCGGTGATGGCATTGGTCGCGCCCGGGCCGGAGGTTACCAGCACCACACCGGCCTTGCCGGTGGCGCGGGCGTAGCCGTCCGCCATATGGGTTGCCGCCTGCTCGTGACGAACCAGGATGTGTTCCACTTCCGGTTCTTTGAACAGTGCGTCGTAAACATGCAGGAGAGCACCACCAGGGTACCCGTAGATGTGCTTAACGCCTTCGTCACGCAAAAAGCGGACGACCATCTCAGCGCCAGATAAAAGCTCCACGTTGTTCACCTCTAAAACGCCAGAATACCGTCCCTAGTGGACGGGTCTTAATAGGTTTACTGCCAAGCAGAGCATGAGCGAAAACGTCAGCACTGACTGAGCAAGTATTGGGAGCACCCCAGAGTGTTGCGGGGCTTTCCCACCCAGCGCGAGGTAACGCGTTGCGGGGTGTAACAGGTCGGCGCGGGTGTGCACCTCATGATCTGCTTAGCGGGTCTGCTTCTGGCAGTCCCTCTACAGCGGAAGTTGGATTCTTGTGATTCGGCGCCAACATGTCAAGAAAAATTATTGCCAATTTTTCCCCAAGATGAATTCCTGCCACCACTAAAAATCGCTTCAGCAGCAGAATAAATAAGATTTCCATAAAAAAGGGCCACAATCTGCGGCCCTTGAAGGAAAAACTGAAGAAATCAGGCGGAAGGAGCGATCAATTGGTCAAATGCTGCCAACAGGCGGCGCAGCTCACGACTTTGCTCCGGCCGGTCGGTA belongs to Pseudomonas putida NBRC 14164 and includes:
- a CDS encoding acetolactate synthase 3 large subunit is translated as MELLSGAEMVVRFLRDEGVKHIYGYPGGALLHVYDALFKEPEVEHILVRHEQAATHMADGYARATGKAGVVLVTSGPGATNAITGIATAYMDSIPMVILSGQVPSTMVGTDAFQETDMIGISRPIVKHSFMIKNPTEIPEVLKKAFYLAQSGRPGPVVVDIPKDMTNPAEKFEYVYPKKVKLRSYSPAVRGHSGQIRKAAEMLLAAKRPIVYSGGGVILGGGSEALTEIAKSLNLPVTNTLMGLGGFPGTDRQFLGMLGMHGSYTANMAMHNADVILAVGARFDDRVVNGPAKFCPNAKIIHIDIDPASISKMIKADVPIVGPVDSVLSEMLGILKEIGEQPDKASLDAWWKQIDEWRGDGEMFPYDKGDGTVIKPQKVIETLCEVTHGDAFVTSDVGQHQMFAAQYYRFNKPNRWINSGGLGTMGFGFPAAMGVKLNFPDQDVACVTGEGSIQMNIQELSTCMQYGLPVKIVNLNNGVLGMVRQWQDMAYNGRHSHSYVESLPDFIKLAEAYGHVGIRITSLKDLKPKLEEAFAMKDRLVFIDIAVDRSEHVYPMQIKDGSMRDMWLSKTERT
- the ilvC gene encoding ketol-acid reductoisomerase encodes the protein MKVFYDKDCDLSIIQGKKVAIIGYGSQGHAQACNLKDSGVDVTVGLRKGSATVAKAEAHGLKVADVATAVAAADLVMILTPDEFQGALYKNEIEPNIKKGATLAFSHGFSIHYNQVVPRADLDVIMIAPKAPGHTVRSEFVKGGGIPDLIAIYQDASGNAKNVALSYASGVGGGRTGIIETTFKDETETDLFGEQAVLCGGTVELVKAGFETLVEAGYAPEMAYFECLHELKLIVDLMYEGGIANMNYSISNNAEYGEYVTGPEVINEESRKAMRNALKRIQDGEYAKMFISEGATNYPSMTAKRRNNAAHGIEIIGEQLRSMMPWISANKIVDKTKN
- the ilvN gene encoding acetolactate synthase small subunit, encoding MRHIISLLLENEPGALSRVVGLFSQRNYNIESLTVAPTEDPTLSRLTLTTVGHDEVIEQITKNLNKLVEVVKLVDLSESAHIERELMLVKVKATGAQRAEIKRTTDIFRGQIVDVTASVYTVQLSGTSDKLDSFIQAIGTASILETVRSGVTGIARGDKVLSI